In Paenibacillus sp. BIC5C1, a genomic segment contains:
- a CDS encoding sporulation protein YjcZ, with protein sequence MSEVGYGNVGGLGGYGGFTSIGAILVLFILLVIISKAFLV encoded by the coding sequence ATGAGTGAAGTAGGATATGGAAATGTTGGAGGTCTTGGTGGATACGGTGGTTTCACATCCATCGGCGCAATCCTTGTTCTGTTCATCTTGTTGGTCATCATCTCTAAAGCTTTCCTGGTTTAA
- a CDS encoding CcdC protein domain-containing protein, with protein sequence MNPISLTISLVIVVLILRGVIQGSKKPLHESGRKLLIPILYISTSLFELFDPTLVLTSGRMIISIAIGAILSIPLILVTQFERKSDGKMYYKRNVSLYVLIIVIFSIRFFDFLFISGIDPKTLGFLNNVVALSYIAIWRIASFIKFHNSKSSTFRAWDKTA encoded by the coding sequence ATGAATCCAATATCTTTAACGATCTCATTAGTAATTGTCGTACTTATTTTGAGGGGCGTTATCCAGGGCAGCAAGAAACCATTGCACGAATCTGGCCGGAAATTATTAATTCCGATCCTTTATATCTCTACGTCTTTGTTTGAATTGTTTGACCCTACGTTGGTGCTTACATCTGGCAGAATGATCATTTCAATCGCTATAGGTGCAATTCTGTCGATCCCATTAATTCTGGTGACGCAATTCGAGCGGAAATCGGATGGCAAGATGTACTATAAAAGAAACGTATCTCTTTATGTTTTGATTATTGTTATCTTCTCGATCCGATTCTTTGACTTCTTGTTCATCTCAGGCATTGATCCCAAGACTCTTGGATTCCTGAATAATGTAGTCGCCTTATCCTATATCGCCATTTGGCGAATAGCTAGCTTCATTAAATTTCATAATTCCAAATCAAGTACGTTCAGAGCTTGGGACAAAACCGCTTAA
- a CDS encoding LacI family DNA-binding transcriptional regulator — translation MPTIRDIASLAGVSPSTVSRVLNGDPSLSVLEETRRKILSAAEQLQYKVTQRRHTNQAAQLKDYKIGLVTFCSEQFESEDPYYLTIRLQIEKEFNQLGLHITRTIRWVNHDSYESLSGLDGLIVIGKFEFDPYNLYFSRIHNIVFVDYSPDEDRFDSVVVDFDKVTRMALDHLTGLGYTKIGLISSRDFINRFGSNSGIDSVDQRQSSFESYMKQKNLYLPEHVHIGNNFSMSTGYQLMKEVIDKQDLPEAFLIGSDPMAIAAGRALKEAGLKVPKDIAMVGIDDIEMASYANPPLTTVKIYTEQMGQSAVKMLLERIGGREVPLKIVIPSKLIIRSSCGAKIRSIGDVED, via the coding sequence ATGCCAACAATTCGTGATATTGCAAGTCTGGCCGGTGTTTCTCCATCTACAGTTTCCCGTGTACTGAACGGAGATCCTTCCTTATCGGTTTTGGAGGAAACAAGAAGAAAAATTCTTTCTGCTGCAGAACAGCTGCAATATAAAGTAACCCAGCGTCGTCATACCAATCAAGCGGCGCAGTTGAAAGATTATAAAATCGGATTGGTGACCTTCTGCTCGGAGCAATTTGAGTCGGAGGACCCGTATTACCTGACTATAAGGTTGCAAATCGAGAAAGAATTCAATCAGCTGGGGCTTCACATTACTCGGACGATTCGCTGGGTGAACCATGATTCGTATGAAAGCCTGTCGGGGCTTGATGGACTTATAGTGATTGGCAAGTTCGAATTTGATCCATACAATTTGTACTTCAGCCGAATACATAACATTGTTTTTGTCGACTATTCGCCGGATGAGGACCGCTTTGATTCCGTCGTTGTCGATTTTGACAAGGTAACTCGGATGGCTTTGGATCATCTTACCGGACTTGGCTATACAAAAATTGGCCTGATCAGCTCACGTGATTTCATCAATCGTTTTGGTTCCAACTCAGGTATCGATTCAGTGGATCAACGGCAAAGCAGTTTTGAATCTTATATGAAGCAGAAAAATCTGTACCTGCCTGAGCATGTCCATATCGGTAATAATTTCTCCATGTCTACCGGATATCAGCTCATGAAGGAAGTGATTGATAAGCAGGATTTACCGGAAGCTTTCCTGATTGGTTCCGACCCCATGGCGATAGCTGCAGGGAGGGCATTAAAAGAAGCCGGTTTAAAAGTTCCGAAAGATATCGCAATGGTCGGCATCGATGATATTGAAATGGCTTCTTACGCCAATCCGCCGTTAACCACGGTGAAAATTTACACTGAACAAATGGGCCAGAGCGCGGTGAAAATGCTGCTGGAACGGATCGGCGGCAGAGAAGTGCCTTTAAAGATCGTGATTCCGTCGAAGCTGATTATTAGAAGCAGCTGCGGCGCGAAAATCAGATCCATAGGAGACGTGGAAGATTGA
- a CDS encoding sensor histidine kinase, which translates to MTLKKRIFLLFFLSAFIPFISIVAISYYTIDSIFANKIDDGIRSNLQQVTSSLENSITNLNHVTQQLSYSGTLGKKLDEVLKPTSNIFELIETRDELKSELNVVTFTNPNIGLTLYYFQKDGSTQFGNFPIKDRFAPESLPVLSKAYGITYYGPHVSMNRFDDQLVLSAMRKVKLPQRDDVYIYVESGFHLAQDILGYNQYKGDLSHLILDGEGNIVYSEIPEAMKVGENFSNLSNGAASDGIARDYHWFRQGSTQNWSVVSVISQAKYQQEKNQWLLQILLVALFFLGFTVFLAWLLWKMVYKPLGLFHSEINGMSQNPQMAGSQTRTQIPEFDFLLGEFSNMQHQIGDLFKEVQQKEKIRADLEVEKLLYQINPHFLMNTLDTVHWLAVMNGQGEIDKLVQSLNKLLYYNLGKLGQVSTMEEEIDALRQYLILQQIRYDFEFDVRISADEQVLQIPVPRFILQPLVENSLYHGLSDEGFIQIEVTRKETLNIMIQDNGAGMTEEAIERLLNNRVADHQKVGMGIGLNYVHRMLQAQYGDQAQLVIESELGTGTSILLILPIKGEDISA; encoded by the coding sequence ATGACACTTAAAAAAAGAATCTTTTTGCTGTTTTTTCTCAGTGCGTTTATTCCCTTCATTAGTATAGTTGCGATTTCCTACTACACCATTGATTCCATTTTTGCGAATAAGATCGATGATGGCATTCGGAGCAATTTACAGCAGGTGACTTCCTCACTGGAGAATTCGATCACCAACCTGAATCATGTTACTCAGCAATTATCCTACAGTGGTACATTAGGCAAGAAGTTGGATGAGGTCTTGAAACCAACCTCCAATATATTTGAATTGATTGAAACTCGGGATGAACTAAAGAGCGAATTAAATGTCGTAACCTTTACCAACCCGAATATAGGTTTGACATTGTATTATTTTCAGAAGGATGGCTCCACACAGTTTGGAAACTTTCCCATAAAGGATCGTTTTGCACCCGAATCATTGCCTGTGCTCTCCAAAGCATATGGGATTACCTACTATGGTCCTCATGTCAGTATGAACCGGTTTGATGATCAGCTCGTCTTATCCGCGATGCGGAAGGTAAAATTACCCCAGAGGGACGATGTGTATATTTACGTTGAATCCGGTTTTCACCTTGCGCAGGATATATTGGGTTACAATCAGTACAAAGGAGATTTATCCCACTTGATCCTCGATGGAGAGGGGAATATTGTGTATAGTGAGATTCCGGAAGCGATGAAAGTCGGGGAGAACTTCTCCAACTTATCGAATGGTGCAGCATCGGACGGAATAGCTCGCGATTATCATTGGTTCAGACAGGGTTCCACTCAGAACTGGAGCGTTGTGTCGGTGATCTCGCAGGCCAAATATCAACAGGAGAAAAACCAGTGGTTGCTTCAAATATTACTGGTCGCTTTATTTTTCCTTGGTTTTACGGTATTTCTGGCTTGGTTGCTGTGGAAGATGGTTTATAAACCCCTCGGTCTGTTCCATTCGGAGATCAACGGCATGTCTCAAAATCCACAAATGGCAGGCAGTCAGACCCGCACGCAGATTCCAGAATTTGATTTTCTGTTAGGCGAATTCTCGAATATGCAGCATCAAATCGGTGACCTCTTCAAAGAGGTGCAGCAGAAAGAGAAAATTCGTGCAGACCTTGAAGTAGAGAAGCTGCTGTACCAGATCAATCCTCATTTTTTGATGAATACGCTGGATACGGTCCACTGGCTGGCGGTAATGAATGGACAAGGTGAGATTGACAAGCTGGTGCAGTCCCTGAATAAACTGTTGTACTACAATTTAGGTAAATTAGGACAGGTTTCCACGATGGAAGAGGAAATTGACGCGCTTAGACAGTACTTGATCCTGCAGCAAATCCGCTATGACTTTGAATTTGATGTGCGTATTTCCGCTGATGAGCAAGTGCTTCAAATACCTGTACCTCGTTTTATTCTACAGCCACTGGTTGAAAACTCACTATACCATGGACTGAGCGACGAAGGTTTTATTCAAATTGAAGTGACACGCAAAGAAACGCTGAACATTATGATTCAGGATAATGGAGCTGGCATGACGGAGGAAGCGATTGAAAGACTTCTGAACAATCGTGTAGCAGATCATCAAAAAGTAGGGATGGGCATCGGGCTCAATTATGTTCACCGCATGTTACAAGCACAATACGGGGATCAAGCTCAACTGGTGATTGAGAGTGAATTGGGAACTGGCACAAGCATATTGCTTATACTTCCGATCAAAGGAGAAGATATCTCGGCATGA
- a CDS encoding sugar ABC transporter substrate-binding protein, with translation MMKKWSLIILSLLVVIALSACSGNGGNSSESQGGTKDKGKITFAFWGAQSEADAIKQAIDNFETNYPDIQVESQWIQKDYLTKLQTMIAGGTTPDVMLISGGDLPGFANAFQELKLDESLFSSPSLVDSMSVDGKAYAAPFIIKPKVMAINVDLFEKNNIPLPSKTEPMTVEQFNDIAKNLTSGEGATKIFGSEPLWLGNWIYAFGGQFYSDDLSKSALDSPEVIAAAEYIVSSKQAGIVPNDSEKQGQSMMNWYLGGRIGMFTDFGPWYLPQMADVQKFKWDIVPFPGNGGSKEVNGLALSKDSKNAEAAETFINHLTQNEEVQKIIGGNKNAYGVPVISSATSAFETVSPDKNLKAFVLAAEKQHTQEAQKGTNEINNEMKAIDDTTPIGIGNKDVKEVFPQVAEKINKILQQN, from the coding sequence ATGATGAAAAAATGGTCTTTGATTATTTTATCTCTACTTGTTGTAATTGCATTGTCGGCGTGTTCCGGAAATGGAGGGAACTCGTCGGAAAGTCAGGGCGGGACAAAGGACAAGGGGAAAATAACATTTGCCTTCTGGGGAGCTCAGTCAGAAGCTGATGCGATCAAGCAAGCCATTGATAACTTCGAGACAAATTACCCCGACATTCAGGTTGAGAGCCAGTGGATTCAGAAGGATTATCTCACCAAGCTACAAACGATGATTGCAGGAGGTACGACTCCTGATGTCATGCTGATCTCAGGAGGGGATTTGCCTGGTTTTGCAAACGCTTTCCAAGAATTGAAGTTGGATGAATCGCTCTTCAGTTCACCTTCGCTCGTCGATTCCATGAGTGTGGATGGCAAAGCATATGCAGCACCATTTATTATCAAGCCTAAAGTTATGGCGATTAACGTCGATCTTTTTGAGAAAAACAACATTCCGCTTCCAAGCAAGACTGAACCGATGACGGTTGAACAATTCAATGACATCGCAAAGAATCTCACGTCTGGAGAAGGGGCAACAAAGATTTTTGGTTCAGAACCACTGTGGCTCGGTAACTGGATATATGCGTTTGGTGGTCAATTTTACAGCGATGATCTGAGTAAGTCAGCATTAGATTCACCAGAAGTCATAGCCGCTGCCGAGTATATTGTTTCTAGCAAACAAGCCGGCATCGTGCCGAACGATAGTGAGAAGCAGGGACAAAGCATGATGAACTGGTACCTGGGTGGAAGAATTGGCATGTTCACCGACTTTGGTCCTTGGTATTTACCGCAAATGGCTGATGTGCAGAAGTTCAAATGGGATATTGTTCCTTTCCCAGGGAACGGCGGTTCCAAAGAAGTTAATGGACTGGCTCTAAGCAAGGACAGCAAGAATGCTGAAGCCGCAGAAACGTTCATTAATCACCTTACACAAAACGAAGAGGTGCAAAAAATCATCGGAGGGAACAAGAATGCCTATGGCGTTCCGGTTATTTCCAGTGCAACAAGTGCGTTTGAAACGGTTTCCCCCGACAAGAACCTGAAAGCCTTCGTACTTGCCGCCGAGAAACAGCATACACAGGAAGCCCAGAAGGGTACGAATGAAATCAACAACGAGATGAAAGCTATCGATGATACAACACCAATCGGAATTGGAAACAAGGATGTTAAGGAAGTATTCCCGCAGGTGGCAGAGAAGATAAACAAGATTTTACAACAAAACTAA
- a CDS encoding MGH1-like glycoside hydrolase domain-containing protein: MPYDREIESQAGAVTFQSSDKELNEGFVWAKRQALEYAHFGEDPVGLWYEAALPAREAFCIRDVMHHSTGAAVLGLRFHTKNMIMHFAENIAESRDWCTYWEINKDNVPAPVDYESDEDFWYNLPANFDIIDASLRQYLWTGDNYYLNNSKLLDFFSLTLNEYTNTWDKDGDGVLEYYPEYGRRGLATFNEAGHQPLIGGDMIAAQIAGYRAFVHLARLRGQTEIAEVYATKAQDLKQRYEQEWWNEEEGRFFGAKLQDHSFLTGYNAEGTFLPLYYGSVSEQEKLHKALEDVKIHRVANVEGKTYLPDIFYRYGQNEEAFSELKELINPSLERRDYPEVSYCVIGSVAAGLMGITGNGASVISTLPRLAHSLEWAEMGNIPILDRDIRVKHKGNTESEVTLQSGKPFVWKVAFPVNTETLYHNGIAVAAEQETNEGGELISFISVKVAEDEIHRVSIAQEG, from the coding sequence ATGCCTTATGATAGAGAGATAGAATCCCAAGCTGGTGCAGTAACTTTTCAATCTTCCGATAAGGAGTTGAATGAAGGTTTTGTTTGGGCCAAACGGCAGGCGCTGGAATATGCCCACTTTGGTGAAGATCCCGTCGGACTATGGTACGAAGCCGCTCTTCCAGCCAGAGAAGCATTTTGCATCCGTGATGTCATGCACCACAGCACCGGAGCTGCTGTTCTCGGACTTCGTTTCCATACCAAGAACATGATCATGCACTTTGCCGAAAATATTGCCGAGTCACGTGACTGGTGTACCTACTGGGAGATCAATAAGGACAATGTTCCTGCCCCAGTCGATTATGAAAGCGATGAGGATTTTTGGTATAATCTCCCTGCGAATTTCGACATTATTGACGCAAGCTTACGTCAGTACTTATGGACAGGAGATAATTATTATTTGAATAACAGCAAGTTACTGGATTTCTTTAGTTTAACTTTAAATGAATATACAAACACCTGGGACAAAGACGGAGACGGGGTATTGGAATATTATCCTGAATACGGACGCAGGGGCCTGGCTACCTTCAACGAGGCTGGACATCAGCCTTTGATAGGTGGTGATATGATTGCTGCTCAAATTGCCGGTTACCGTGCATTTGTCCATCTTGCCCGTCTCAGGGGCCAAACGGAGATAGCGGAAGTGTACGCCACCAAGGCGCAAGACCTGAAACAGCGTTATGAGCAGGAATGGTGGAACGAGGAGGAGGGGCGCTTCTTCGGAGCCAAGCTGCAAGATCATTCTTTCCTAACAGGTTATAATGCAGAAGGGACATTTCTCCCCCTCTATTACGGTTCGGTCAGTGAACAGGAGAAACTGCACAAGGCGCTTGAGGATGTCAAGATCCATCGTGTTGCTAACGTTGAAGGAAAGACTTACCTGCCGGATATTTTTTATCGGTATGGTCAAAATGAAGAAGCTTTTAGTGAATTGAAAGAGCTGATAAATCCATCATTGGAGCGACGGGATTACCCGGAGGTATCTTATTGCGTGATAGGTTCCGTGGCCGCGGGATTGATGGGAATTACAGGAAACGGTGCATCGGTAATTAGCACCTTGCCCAGACTTGCGCATTCACTGGAATGGGCGGAAATGGGGAATATTCCTATCCTTGACCGGGACATTAGGGTTAAACATAAGGGGAATACAGAGAGTGAAGTGACACTGCAATCTGGAAAACCTTTTGTCTGGAAGGTTGCTTTCCCTGTAAATACCGAGACGTTATACCACAATGGCATAGCCGTTGCTGCCGAGCAGGAAACAAACGAAGGTGGAGAACTGATCAGCTTTATTTCTGTAAAAGTGGCTGAAGATGAGATACACCGCGTTTCCATTGCGCAGGAAGGTTAA
- a CDS encoding alpha-galactosidase, translating to MKTLINYDCPTVIIDGNSTLFESFTNIETITENLFLVHIRLTAVKKEQPPVCRIEWSTPAVDIHSLWHPGTDRNKALQVDWGDGFQSKSTSLAPVASLYNLEGRNRMTFAFTDALNNVSIKAGIHEEDSTFLCSVTLFEEAMPKLDHYEAMLRIDRRDIPFYKALEDVTKWWEGLPGYEPAAVPDVALRPMYSTWYSYHQKLTAAELEEQCRLAKELGCDTIIVDDGWQTDDNNRGYAYTGDWEVYAGKIPDMRAHVDTVHRLGMKYMLWYSVPFVGKRSKVWSKFENKLLRVDEKLNAGVLDPRYPDVREYLINTYEQAVSGWDIDGLKLDFVDSFRLSPDQKEGTAEGRDYESVPEAVDLLLSDVMERLRAIKPDILIEFRQTYIGPLMRKYGNMFRANDCPNDSIQNRIRTLDLRLLSGNTAVHSDMIMFNPKESVESAAMQLINVLFSVPQISVRLDEIGEVYAGMIRFWLSFCKENSDILLKGKLVPEQPELLYPLISAQKGDAKIVAVYANIVVPMDASYDRFIVANGTYNEQVVVRCHHPGRYNLTVKNCCGQVVLLRQIELQDGLHELPIARAGLVILQRIDDSGEI from the coding sequence ATGAAAACTTTAATCAACTACGATTGTCCCACTGTAATTATTGACGGTAACAGCACCTTGTTTGAAAGCTTTACCAACATCGAAACCATTACGGAGAACCTTTTTCTGGTCCATATCCGGCTAACAGCTGTGAAAAAAGAACAGCCGCCAGTGTGCCGGATCGAGTGGTCTACTCCCGCCGTTGACATCCACTCTTTATGGCATCCGGGAACCGACCGCAATAAAGCCCTTCAAGTCGATTGGGGTGATGGTTTCCAGTCCAAAAGCACTTCTCTTGCGCCTGTGGCCTCTCTATATAATCTAGAGGGACGAAATCGAATGACCTTCGCTTTTACTGATGCATTGAACAACGTATCGATAAAAGCCGGTATTCATGAAGAGGATTCCACTTTCCTATGCTCTGTTACCCTATTTGAAGAAGCGATGCCCAAACTCGATCATTACGAAGCAATGCTTCGAATCGACCGTAGGGATATCCCCTTCTATAAGGCGCTTGAAGATGTAACCAAGTGGTGGGAAGGCCTTCCCGGCTATGAACCCGCCGCAGTTCCTGATGTGGCCCTCCGCCCTATGTACTCCACGTGGTATTCCTATCATCAGAAACTGACCGCTGCCGAATTGGAGGAGCAATGCAGACTTGCTAAGGAACTTGGATGTGACACCATTATTGTTGATGATGGCTGGCAGACGGACGACAACAACCGGGGTTATGCGTATACCGGGGACTGGGAAGTCTATGCGGGCAAGATTCCGGACATGAGAGCTCATGTGGATACCGTACATCGGCTGGGTATGAAATATATGTTATGGTACTCCGTTCCATTTGTAGGGAAGCGCAGCAAGGTATGGAGCAAGTTCGAGAATAAACTATTGCGCGTAGATGAGAAGCTGAATGCGGGAGTACTGGACCCCCGGTACCCGGATGTGCGGGAATACCTGATCAACACCTATGAACAGGCCGTATCCGGGTGGGATATTGACGGTCTGAAGCTGGATTTCGTGGATAGTTTCAGACTGAGCCCGGATCAGAAGGAGGGAACGGCGGAAGGTCGGGATTATGAATCAGTGCCTGAAGCGGTGGACCTTCTGCTCTCTGATGTTATGGAGCGACTGAGAGCCATCAAGCCGGATATTCTCATCGAATTCCGTCAAACGTACATCGGCCCGTTAATGCGAAAATACGGCAACATGTTTCGGGCCAATGATTGCCCGAACGACTCCATCCAAAATCGCATCCGTACGCTCGACTTGCGACTATTGTCGGGGAATACAGCCGTACATTCCGACATGATTATGTTCAACCCTAAAGAATCGGTCGAAAGCGCAGCCATGCAGCTGATCAACGTTCTCTTCTCCGTGCCTCAAATTTCTGTTCGTCTCGATGAGATTGGAGAAGTGTACGCTGGAATGATCCGCTTCTGGCTCTCCTTCTGTAAGGAGAATAGTGACATTCTGCTAAAAGGTAAGTTAGTTCCGGAACAACCCGAGCTACTTTACCCACTTATCAGTGCTCAAAAAGGAGATGCGAAAATTGTCGCTGTTTACGCTAATATCGTTGTCCCAATGGATGCTTCCTATGACCGATTCATTGTAGCCAACGGAACTTATAACGAACAAGTAGTTGTCCGTTGCCACCATCCGGGTCGTTACAATCTAACTGTAAAAAATTGCTGCGGTCAAGTTGTGCTACTTCGTCAAATCGAGCTTCAGGACGGTTTGCACGAGCTGCCCATCGCAAGAGCTGGGCTAGTAATTTTACAACGTATAGATGATTCAGGAGAGATATGA
- a CDS encoding sugar ABC transporter permease, giving the protein MNGIIEGIYSFYEGIGAPASLLPLLPFLTVIVLIFAIIYTITRVLVKKRIIHTKTASFYLFVSVWIIGFLLFTVGPMIFSFYISFNKWEVVSDPKWIGLDNYRMLFKDTMFYKSLSVTFYYTLVSVPLQVILSLAIALLMNLKLRGIYFFRTIYYLPTLVQGVAQMVLFIWIFNPNVGLVNSLLRLIGIEGPGWFSSPEWSMPAVIIMSLWTVGGNMIIYLAGLSDIPQSLYEAAEIDGATAARKAWHVTLPQISPILFFNTVTSMIGAFQTFTQGFMVNGGPDNSLLFYAYYLYQNAFMWFKMGYGSALAWVLFVIILVFTALVFRSSALWVYYETEQTGRRKRRVRKKRA; this is encoded by the coding sequence ATGAATGGAATAATAGAAGGGATCTACAGTTTCTATGAAGGAATAGGGGCACCGGCATCATTGTTGCCTCTTCTCCCTTTTCTGACCGTAATCGTGCTAATATTCGCTATTATTTATACCATTACCAGAGTTCTTGTGAAAAAGAGGATTATCCATACCAAAACGGCAAGTTTTTATTTGTTCGTCTCAGTCTGGATTATTGGCTTTCTGTTATTTACGGTAGGTCCGATGATTTTCTCATTCTATATCAGTTTCAACAAATGGGAGGTCGTCAGCGACCCGAAATGGATCGGTTTGGACAACTATCGCATGCTGTTCAAGGATACTATGTTTTATAAATCGCTGTCCGTGACCTTCTATTACACACTCGTAAGTGTACCCTTGCAGGTCATTCTCTCTTTAGCGATTGCCTTGCTGATGAATTTGAAGCTGCGCGGGATCTATTTTTTCCGTACCATCTATTATTTGCCAACGCTCGTGCAGGGTGTAGCACAAATGGTGCTGTTTATCTGGATCTTTAACCCGAATGTCGGTCTGGTCAATTCATTACTGCGTTTGATTGGTATCGAAGGCCCTGGCTGGTTCTCCAGTCCAGAATGGTCAATGCCGGCAGTCATTATCATGAGTCTTTGGACGGTCGGAGGCAATATGATTATCTATCTGGCCGGTCTTTCGGATATTCCACAAAGCTTGTATGAGGCGGCTGAGATTGATGGAGCAACGGCAGCAAGAAAAGCCTGGCATGTGACGCTACCACAGATTTCACCGATTTTATTTTTCAACACCGTTACAAGCATGATTGGGGCATTCCAGACCTTTACCCAAGGTTTCATGGTTAACGGCGGACCTGATAATTCATTGTTATTTTATGCCTACTATCTATATCAAAATGCCTTTATGTGGTTCAAAATGGGTTACGGTTCGGCCCTGGCCTGGGTACTCTTTGTGATTATCCTCGTGTTCACTGCGCTTGTATTCCGCAGCAGTGCATTATGGGTTTATTACGAAACAGAGCAAACCGGAAGGAGGAAGCGTCGTGTCCGTAAAAAAAGAGCGTAA
- a CDS encoding carbohydrate ABC transporter permease, with protein sequence MSVKKERKSAHKKVHWLAYILLLIGAVMFLYPFLWMVSASLRSLEEVAVSGMSIWPDHWRWDNYAKALTAFPFGRYLVNTVITTVFPIVGTVLSSSIVGYAFARLKVRGSGILFVLVLSTMLLPGEVTMIPQFILFKNLGMLDTLYPLIVPSFFGSAFYIFLLRQFYSRLPVALEEAAIIDGCGYFKIWWKIFLPLSKPALMAVGVMVFMGSWNNFMGPLIYINSDKWKTLTLGLAGFQGTYATDTNLLMAAAVVITLPCILLFFTAQKAFMEGLTFSGSKES encoded by the coding sequence GTGTCCGTAAAAAAAGAGCGTAAATCTGCTCACAAAAAGGTGCATTGGCTGGCCTATATATTGCTGCTGATCGGAGCCGTTATGTTCCTGTATCCCTTTCTGTGGATGGTTTCTGCCTCTCTAAGGAGTCTGGAAGAGGTTGCAGTTTCAGGAATGAGCATATGGCCTGATCACTGGCGCTGGGATAATTATGCGAAGGCGCTTACCGCGTTCCCGTTTGGTCGTTATCTGGTCAATACGGTAATTACAACGGTGTTCCCGATCGTGGGTACGGTTCTTTCTTCATCTATTGTGGGTTATGCCTTTGCCCGTTTGAAGGTGAGGGGAAGCGGGATCTTGTTCGTACTGGTGCTGTCAACCATGCTGCTGCCGGGCGAGGTTACGATGATTCCGCAATTCATTCTGTTCAAGAATCTGGGCATGCTCGATACGCTGTACCCGCTGATCGTTCCATCCTTCTTTGGATCGGCGTTCTATATCTTTTTGTTACGTCAGTTCTATTCCCGGCTACCCGTCGCATTGGAGGAAGCAGCGATCATCGACGGCTGCGGTTACTTTAAAATTTGGTGGAAGATTTTCCTGCCGCTGTCCAAACCGGCTCTGATGGCGGTTGGCGTCATGGTCTTTATGGGCTCCTGGAACAACTTCATGGGACCGCTGATTTATATCAACAGCGACAAATGGAAGACACTCACGCTCGGTTTGGCGGGTTTTCAGGGTACCTATGCCACAGATACCAACTTGTTAATGGCAGCGGCTGTTGTAATCACTTTACCGTGTATCCTATTATTCTTCACCGCGCAAAAAGCGTTTATGGAAGGTCTGACCTTCTCAGGTTCCAAGGAAAGTTAA